The following proteins come from a genomic window of Mycolicibacterium rufum:
- a CDS encoding Lrp/AsnC ligand binding domain-containing protein — MVEAFVLIQTEVGRAEVVAKQLAGLPGVLSSEYVTGPYDVVVRAGAESLAELRSTVVPSVQQVSGITRTLTCPIS, encoded by the coding sequence GTGGTCGAGGCTTTCGTGCTCATCCAGACCGAGGTCGGCCGCGCCGAGGTCGTCGCCAAGCAACTCGCCGGCCTCCCCGGCGTGCTGTCGTCGGAGTACGTGACCGGTCCGTACGACGTCGTGGTGCGCGCCGGTGCCGAGAGCCTGGCCGAACTGCGGTCCACCGTGGTCCCGAGCGTCCAGCAGGTCTCGGGCATCACGCGTACGCTGACCTGCCCGATCTCCTAG
- a CDS encoding DUF3515 domain-containing protein — MNSDTGDGPPRAVLVAAIVLAVGTVVAVLVIAAVMQRTPAPTPVAVSAVPAPKAESTECATLLSALPDRLGDFGRAPLVDPAPAGAAAWQPEDGGEPLILRCGVARPADFVAGAPLQVVDAVSWFRVQDSVDADRATWFAVDRPVYVALTLPPGSGPDAIQTISTVLAEKLPATPVDPAPVG; from the coding sequence GTGAACAGCGACACCGGCGACGGCCCGCCACGCGCCGTCCTCGTCGCGGCGATCGTGCTCGCCGTCGGCACCGTGGTGGCGGTCCTCGTGATCGCCGCGGTGATGCAGCGCACGCCGGCACCCACCCCGGTGGCGGTGTCGGCGGTGCCGGCGCCGAAGGCCGAGAGCACGGAGTGCGCCACGCTCCTGTCCGCACTCCCCGACCGGCTCGGCGACTTCGGGCGGGCACCCCTGGTCGACCCCGCGCCGGCGGGAGCCGCGGCGTGGCAGCCCGAGGACGGCGGCGAGCCGCTCATCCTGCGCTGTGGGGTGGCGCGTCCGGCCGACTTCGTCGCCGGTGCGCCGCTGCAGGTCGTCGACGCGGTGTCGTGGTTCCGGGTGCAGGACAGCGTGGACGCCGACCGGGCGACCTGGTTCGCGGTGGATCGGCCGGTCTACGTGGCGCTGACGCTGCCACCGGGATCGGGACCCGACGCCATCCAGACGATCTCGACGGTGCTGGCCGAGAAGCTGCCCGCCACGCCGGTGGACCCGGCGCCGGTGGGTTAG